From Streptomyces zhihengii, the proteins below share one genomic window:
- a CDS encoding HAD family hydrolase, whose product MPHATATPAQPFAIREAVTRARCVVLDLDGPVARVFAGEPAAAIAREMLGLAADDGRLAPGVPDTDDPIAVLHAHTAEMLRRGGDPGWRRTVEALHDLLDAYERKAAESAEPTPGAAAFIRACHDSGRTLSVATNNHADAAARILERMGVRDCFEGPLVGRTGDATLMKPHPRAVLAAKSRGVPVGRHLMIGDTVSDFHAARQIEMPFCGYHRHERGRQRLLDAGVPLVASEMGEFLAFVADADR is encoded by the coding sequence GTGCCACACGCCACTGCCACCCCGGCACAGCCGTTCGCGATCCGGGAGGCGGTGACCCGGGCCCGGTGCGTCGTCCTCGATCTCGACGGTCCCGTCGCCCGCGTCTTCGCGGGCGAGCCGGCCGCCGCCATCGCCCGGGAGATGCTGGGCCTCGCCGCGGACGACGGCCGGCTCGCCCCCGGGGTCCCCGACACCGACGACCCGATCGCCGTCCTGCACGCCCACACCGCGGAGATGCTCCGCCGGGGCGGCGATCCCGGCTGGCGCAGGACCGTCGAGGCCCTGCACGACCTGCTGGACGCCTACGAGCGCAAGGCCGCCGAGTCCGCCGAACCGACCCCGGGCGCCGCCGCCTTCATCCGGGCGTGCCACGACTCGGGCCGGACCCTGTCGGTCGCCACCAACAACCACGCGGACGCCGCCGCCCGGATCCTCGAGCGGATGGGCGTACGCGACTGCTTCGAGGGACCCCTCGTCGGGCGGACCGGGGACGCCACCCTCATGAAGCCCCACCCCCGGGCCGTGCTCGCGGCGAAGAGCCGGGGCGTGCCGGTCGGCCGCCATCTGATGATCGGGGACACGGTCAGCGACTTCCACGCGGCCCGGCAGATCGAAATGCCGTTCTGCGGGTATCACCGTCATGAGAGGGGGCGGCAGCGGCTGCTCGATGCCGGAGTGCCGCTGGTCGCCTCGGAGATGGGGGAGTTCCTGGCGTTCGTCGCGGACGCGGACCGGTGA
- a CDS encoding aminoglycoside phosphotransferase family protein — MTVPVAGRCSRGKGGGRIHPGAASTAGPGSRARQTSVRLSAGEALIEGPLKGYHHETYAFPLPGADGGAGSVRWKCREPRDGVLWFDRRWFASEGALIRALSGRVASVPEIMLVDGIGLQRFIEGTTLGAFGGPGSAVAERHLRQLERLFGELAAIGPGALGVEPLGAADTAVGDGDCAGFAAELLRFTEEQVRQAHLPHHGELFRALGVPEDGLTRLARRMGSLTGRPFCLLHGDLHRENFVVDGHDRLWTIDWELAAFGDPLYDLATHLHLMRYPARQEAVVARRWREAVERVLPGGSAGWREDLPRLLAYKRVQSVYTDIVRAGIGTGRDPLDLRTLCDTAYKLESVLGRAAAVLGMRRPPGVREIAAALLRRRRTAGT; from the coding sequence GTGACGGTACCGGTGGCGGGGCGGTGTTCCCGCGGCAAGGGGGGCGGCCGCATTCACCCGGGCGCAGCGAGCACCGCCGGCCCGGGATCGCGGGCCCGGCAGACGTCCGTACGGCTCAGCGCCGGTGAGGCGCTGATCGAGGGACCGCTCAAGGGCTACCACCACGAGACCTACGCCTTCCCGCTGCCCGGCGCCGACGGCGGCGCCGGGTCGGTCCGCTGGAAGTGCCGGGAGCCGCGCGACGGCGTCCTCTGGTTCGACCGGCGCTGGTTCGCCTCGGAGGGCGCGCTGATCCGGGCGCTCTCCGGGCGGGTGGCCAGCGTGCCGGAGATCATGCTCGTCGACGGGATCGGCCTCCAGCGGTTCATCGAGGGGACGACCCTCGGGGCGTTCGGGGGCCCGGGCAGCGCCGTCGCCGAGCGTCATCTGCGCCAGCTGGAGCGGTTGTTCGGCGAGCTGGCGGCGATCGGGCCGGGCGCGCTCGGGGTCGAGCCGCTGGGCGCGGCGGACACGGCCGTCGGTGACGGGGACTGCGCCGGCTTCGCCGCCGAGCTGCTGCGCTTCACCGAGGAGCAGGTGCGCCAGGCGCATCTGCCGCACCACGGGGAGCTGTTCCGCGCGCTGGGCGTGCCCGAGGACGGTCTGACGCGCCTGGCGCGCAGGATGGGCTCCCTCACCGGGCGGCCGTTCTGCCTGCTCCACGGCGACCTCCACCGGGAGAACTTCGTCGTCGACGGCCACGACCGTCTGTGGACCATCGACTGGGAGCTCGCCGCGTTCGGCGATCCGCTCTACGACCTGGCGACCCATCTGCATCTGATGCGCTATCCGGCCCGTCAGGAGGCGGTGGTCGCCCGGCGCTGGCGGGAGGCGGTGGAGCGGGTGCTGCCGGGGGGATCGGCCGGGTGGCGCGAGGATCTGCCGCGGCTGCTCGCCTACAAGCGGGTGCAGTCGGTGTACACGGACATCGTCCGGGCGGGCATCGGCACCGGGCGCGATCCGCTCGACCTGCGGACGCTCTGCGACACCGCGTACAAGCTGGAGTCCGTGCTCGGACGGGCGGCGGCCGTGCTGGGGATGCGCCGGCCGCCGGGCGTGCGGGAGATCGCCGCGGCCCTGCTGCGCCGCCGCCGCACCGCCGGCACCTGA
- a CDS encoding ABC transporter permease, producing MPDAPGPFPPALTPGPLTPALTMAGRCVRLSRRDGDALMTSLMLPLMLMLVFIYFFGGAIDTGTRYVNYVVPGILVLCAAFGAAGTAVRVSEDMKSGIIDRFRSLDIGGTAVIAGHVTASTLRNLLATVLVLGVGLLIGFRPSASAAGWLAAAGLLLAFLVALSWFSAAVGLLARTPEAASGFTFLMMFLPYPSSAFVRIDTMPTWLHGFADHQPVTPLIESLRGLLHDQPVGSAPWLALAWCGGILAVAVVLSALLFRVRTR from the coding sequence ATGCCTGACGCACCCGGCCCCTTCCCGCCGGCCCTGACACCCGGCCCGCTCACCCCGGCCCTGACCATGGCCGGACGCTGCGTCCGGCTCAGCCGGCGCGACGGGGACGCCCTCATGACGTCGCTGATGCTGCCGCTGATGCTGATGCTGGTCTTCATCTACTTCTTCGGCGGCGCCATCGACACCGGCACGCGGTACGTGAACTACGTGGTCCCCGGCATCCTCGTGCTGTGCGCCGCCTTCGGCGCCGCGGGCACCGCGGTGCGGGTCAGCGAGGACATGAAGAGCGGCATCATCGACCGCTTCCGCTCCCTGGACATCGGCGGCACCGCCGTCATCGCGGGGCACGTCACCGCCAGCACCCTGCGCAACCTGCTCGCGACCGTGCTCGTGCTCGGCGTCGGACTGCTCATCGGCTTCCGGCCGTCCGCGTCCGCGGCGGGCTGGCTCGCGGCGGCGGGCCTCCTGCTGGCGTTCCTGGTGGCGCTGTCCTGGTTCTCGGCCGCCGTCGGCCTGCTGGCCAGGACACCCGAGGCGGCGAGCGGATTCACCTTCCTCATGATGTTCCTGCCGTACCCGAGCAGCGCGTTCGTGCGGATCGACACCATGCCCACCTGGCTCCACGGCTTCGCCGACCACCAGCCGGTGACCCCGCTGATCGAGTCCCTGCGCGGCCTCCTCCACGACCAGCCCGTCGGCTCCGCGCCCTGGCTGGCCCTGGCCTGGTGCGGGGGAATCCTGGCGGTGGCCGTCGTCCTCTCGGCCCTCCTCTTCCGGGTGCGCACACGCTGA
- a CDS encoding ATP-binding cassette domain-containing protein: MTSSRQPPPAARTESTEPAAVEAEGLRKSYGTVRVLDGIGLRVERGTVFALLGPNGAGKTTTVRVLATLTTADAGTARVAGHDVVAERSLVRRAISLTGQYAAVDEKQTGEENLRMMGRLCGLSRPGARRRAAELLERFGLDHAGGRLVHTYSGGMRRRLDLAASLVGGPRVVFLDEPTTGLDPRSRRELWQVVRELTAGGTTVLLTTQYLEEADRLADRVALLDAGRIVAEGTAAELKAEVGGHRLDVVFADTAAYLRHASRTAVLRSPGTLTVGLPTDGSAAQVRALLDEIDPRRTDVARFALQTTTLDDVFLSLTGGGSRTGDGPTTAPPPGTDARPAHPTETAHA, from the coding sequence ATGACCTCCAGCCGGCAACCGCCGCCCGCAGCCCGTACGGAAAGCACCGAGCCCGCCGCCGTCGAGGCCGAGGGGCTGCGCAAGTCCTACGGCACGGTCCGCGTGCTCGACGGCATCGGCCTGCGGGTCGAGCGCGGCACCGTCTTCGCGCTGCTCGGCCCGAACGGCGCGGGCAAGACGACCACCGTGCGCGTCCTCGCCACGCTCACCACCGCGGACGCCGGCACCGCCCGCGTCGCGGGACACGACGTCGTCGCCGAACGCTCCCTGGTGCGCCGGGCGATCAGCCTCACCGGCCAGTACGCCGCGGTCGACGAGAAGCAGACCGGCGAGGAGAACCTGCGCATGATGGGCAGGCTCTGCGGCCTGTCCCGCCCCGGCGCCCGGCGACGCGCCGCCGAACTCCTCGAACGCTTCGGCCTCGACCATGCCGGCGGCCGTCTCGTCCACACCTACTCCGGCGGTATGCGCCGACGGCTCGACCTCGCCGCCTCGCTGGTCGGCGGACCGCGGGTCGTCTTCCTCGACGAGCCGACCACCGGACTCGACCCGCGCAGCCGCCGGGAACTCTGGCAGGTGGTGCGCGAACTGACCGCCGGCGGGACGACCGTGCTGCTCACCACCCAGTACCTGGAGGAGGCGGACCGCCTCGCGGACCGGGTCGCACTGCTGGACGCGGGCCGCATCGTGGCCGAGGGCACCGCGGCCGAGCTCAAGGCCGAAGTCGGCGGCCACCGGCTCGACGTGGTCTTCGCCGACACCGCCGCCTACCTGCGCCACGCCTCCCGGACGGCCGTGCTCCGCTCCCCCGGGACGCTCACGGTCGGGCTGCCCACGGACGGATCGGCCGCCCAGGTCCGCGCCCTGCTCGACGAGATCGACCCCCGGCGGACGGACGTGGCCCGCTTCGCCCTCCAAACCACCACGCTCGACGACGTCTTCCTGTCCCTCACCGGGGGCGGCTCCCGCACGGGTGACGGTCCCACGACCGCTCCCCCGCCCGGCACCGACGCCCGCCCCGCCCACCCGACGGAGACCGCCCATGCCTGA
- a CDS encoding TetR/AcrR family transcriptional regulator, with protein MADGGPAHTRADEDSALPASLEAAWGLRQRPGKGPKPGIGIDRIVEAALAVGAAEGLAAVSMGRVAKELGVSTMSLYRYVAAKDELYILIQEAAMGLPPAPPEPGTGWREALDAWARAQREVFHRNLWMLRIPISGPPATPNSVAWWDRGLEALADTALGEGEKISVILLVGGFVRNEALLMADLNAAVAAGGKSPEETMRGYARTLERLADPVRYPALGRLLESGVMSGPDDQDWEFEFGLETLLDGVEVLIARRARDAAGSADRPS; from the coding sequence ATGGCGGACGGCGGACCGGCGCACACGCGGGCGGACGAGGACTCCGCCCTGCCCGCGAGCCTGGAGGCGGCCTGGGGACTGCGGCAGCGGCCGGGCAAGGGCCCCAAGCCGGGCATCGGCATCGACCGGATCGTCGAGGCGGCCCTCGCGGTCGGCGCCGCCGAGGGGCTCGCGGCCGTCTCCATGGGCCGGGTCGCCAAGGAGCTCGGTGTCTCGACCATGTCGCTCTACCGGTACGTGGCGGCCAAGGACGAGCTCTACATCCTGATCCAGGAGGCGGCCATGGGCCTGCCCCCCGCGCCGCCGGAGCCGGGGACGGGGTGGCGGGAGGCCTTGGACGCCTGGGCCCGCGCCCAGCGCGAGGTCTTCCACCGGAACCTGTGGATGCTGCGCATCCCCATCTCCGGCCCGCCGGCCACACCGAACTCCGTCGCCTGGTGGGACCGGGGCCTCGAAGCGCTGGCGGACACCGCCCTCGGGGAGGGCGAGAAGATCTCGGTGATCCTGCTCGTCGGCGGCTTCGTGCGCAACGAGGCGCTCCTCATGGCCGATCTGAACGCCGCCGTCGCGGCCGGCGGCAAGTCCCCCGAGGAGACCATGCGCGGGTACGCCCGCACCCTGGAGCGCCTCGCCGACCCCGTGCGCTATCCGGCGCTCGGCCGGCTCCTGGAGAGCGGCGTCATGAGCGGACCGGACGACCAGGACTGGGAGTTCGAGTTCGGCCTGGAGACGCTGCTGGACGGCGTCGAGGTGCTCATCGCCCGGCGGGCCCGGGACGCCGCCGGCTCCGCGGACCGGCCGTCCTGA
- a CDS encoding GNAT family N-acetyltransferase, producing the protein MSSSSSASPSARATTDLTTDRLVLRVWTPAAVAAVHGEERLPGWADDFPAEGDRVVAGFLTGHPEALAGGGHRLIAERAGGAVVGSIGFFDGPEPGTLEVGYGVVASRRGLGYATEAARAAVADALCAPGVHGVYAHADLVNPASLRVLEKAGLTRLSDDGTTARFGVTAGGSAG; encoded by the coding sequence GTGTCCTCTTCTTCTTCCGCCTCTCCCTCCGCCCGCGCCACCACCGACCTGACCACCGACCGTCTGGTGCTGCGGGTGTGGACCCCCGCCGCCGTCGCCGCCGTCCACGGCGAGGAGCGGCTGCCGGGCTGGGCCGACGACTTCCCCGCCGAGGGCGACCGCGTCGTCGCGGGCTTCCTCACCGGACACCCCGAGGCCCTCGCCGGCGGCGGCCACCGGCTGATCGCCGAGCGCGCCGGCGGCGCCGTCGTGGGGTCCATCGGCTTCTTCGACGGCCCCGAGCCCGGCACGCTGGAGGTCGGCTACGGCGTCGTCGCCTCGCGCAGGGGGCTCGGCTACGCCACGGAGGCGGCGCGCGCCGCGGTGGCGGACGCCCTCTGCGCCCCGGGCGTCCACGGGGTGTACGCCCACGCCGACCTGGTGAACCCCGCCTCGCTGCGCGTCCTGGAGAAGGCCGGGCTGACCCGCCTGTCCGACGACGGCACGACGGCCCGCTTCGGCGTCACCGCCGGGGGCTCCGCCGGCTGA
- a CDS encoding histidine phosphatase family protein yields MTEAATRYLYLARHGEAASEESGLTPGGRRQAGLLGERLRAVPLAAIHHGPLPRAEQTARLIGERCPEVPLHRSEAAGDYIPYLPERAELPPESADTLLSFLTGATEEEISRGPELARRALESFTGPAAGGERHELVVTHAFLVAWLVRAAFDAPAWRWMGLRVANAALTVLAYTPGRPPSVVLLNDMRHLPAELRWTGFSPDRHDHRI; encoded by the coding sequence ATGACCGAGGCCGCCACCCGTTACCTGTACCTCGCCCGGCACGGCGAGGCCGCCTCGGAGGAGAGCGGGCTCACGCCAGGCGGCCGGCGCCAGGCCGGACTGCTCGGCGAGCGGCTGCGCGCCGTGCCGCTGGCCGCGATCCACCACGGGCCGCTGCCCCGCGCCGAGCAGACGGCGCGGCTGATCGGCGAGCGGTGTCCCGAGGTCCCGCTCCACCGCTCCGAGGCGGCCGGCGACTACATCCCGTACCTGCCCGAACGGGCGGAGCTGCCGCCGGAGTCGGCCGACACCCTGCTGTCCTTCCTCACCGGCGCCACCGAGGAGGAGATCAGCAGGGGGCCGGAACTCGCCCGCCGGGCGCTGGAGTCGTTCACCGGACCCGCCGCCGGCGGGGAACGGCACGAGCTGGTCGTCACCCATGCCTTCCTCGTCGCCTGGCTGGTCCGGGCCGCCTTCGACGCCCCCGCCTGGCGCTGGATGGGCCTGCGGGTCGCGAACGCCGCGCTGACGGTGCTGGCGTACACGCCGGGCAGGCCCCCGTCGGTGGTGCTCCTCAACGACATGCGCCATCTCCCCGCCGAGCTGCGCTGGACGGGCTTCTCGCCCGACCGTCACGACCACCGCATCTGA
- a CDS encoding ATP-binding cassette domain-containing protein has translation MSRTTRTRTQPSPQHAADSHEMIRVHGARENNLKDVSIEIPKRRLTVFTGVSGSGKSSLVFDTIAAESQRLINETYSAFVQGFMPSTARPEVDVLDGLTTAISVDQQRMGGDTRSTVGTATDANAMLRILFSRLGTPHIGPPSAYSFNTASVRAAGAITVERGNKKAVRATFERKGGMCTHCEGRGTVSDIDLTQLYDDSKSIAEGAFTIPGWKSDNVWTVGVYAQSGLLDPDKPIRRFTKKEMQDFLYGEPTKVKVNGVNLTYEGLIPKIQKSFLSKDKEAMQPHIRAFVERAVTFTACPECGGTRLSEGARSSKIKKISIADACAMEIRDLAAWVRELDEPSVAPLLTALQGTLDSFVEIGLGYLALDRPAGTLSGGEAQRVKMIRHLGSSLTDITYVFDEPTIGLHPHDIQRMNDLLLRLRDKGNTVLVVEHKPEAIAIADHVVDLGPGAGTAGGTVCFEGTVEGLRASGTVTGRHLDDRATLKDAVRERTGSLEIRGADANNLKDVDVDIPLGVLCVLTGVAGSGKSSLVHGSIPAGEGVVAVDQSPIKGSRRSNPATYTGLLDPIRKAFAKVNGVKPALFSANSEGACPTCNGAGVIYSDLGMMAGVATTCEDCEGKRFQPSVLEYHLGGRDISEVLAMSVTEAEEFFAGGDAATPAAHRILERLADVGLGYISLGQPLTTLSGGERQRLKLATHMGDKGGVYVLDEPTTGLHLADVQQLLGLLDRLVDSGKSVIVIEHHQAVMAHADWIIDLGPGAGHDGGAIVFEGTPADLVAARSTVTGEHLAAYVGA, from the coding sequence ATGAGCAGGACGACGAGGACGCGCACCCAGCCGTCCCCGCAGCACGCCGCCGACAGCCACGAAATGATCCGCGTGCACGGCGCCCGGGAGAACAATCTCAAGGACGTCAGCATCGAGATCCCGAAGCGCCGGCTGACGGTCTTCACCGGAGTCTCCGGTTCGGGCAAGAGTTCGCTGGTCTTCGACACGATCGCGGCCGAGTCGCAGCGGCTGATCAACGAGACGTACAGCGCCTTCGTGCAGGGCTTCATGCCGTCCACGGCGCGGCCCGAGGTCGATGTGCTCGACGGGCTGACGACCGCGATCTCGGTCGACCAGCAGCGGATGGGCGGTGACACCCGCTCCACGGTCGGCACCGCCACCGATGCCAACGCCATGCTGCGGATCCTCTTCAGCCGGCTCGGCACACCGCACATCGGCCCGCCCAGCGCGTACTCCTTCAACACCGCCTCGGTGCGGGCGGCCGGCGCGATCACGGTCGAGCGCGGCAACAAGAAGGCGGTCAGGGCGACGTTCGAGCGCAAGGGCGGCATGTGCACCCACTGCGAGGGGCGCGGCACGGTCTCCGACATCGACCTCACCCAGCTCTACGACGACTCCAAGTCGATCGCCGAGGGCGCCTTCACCATCCCCGGCTGGAAGTCGGACAACGTCTGGACCGTCGGCGTCTACGCGCAGTCCGGCCTCCTCGACCCCGACAAGCCGATCCGCCGGTTCACCAAGAAGGAGATGCAGGACTTCCTCTACGGCGAGCCGACGAAGGTCAAGGTCAACGGCGTCAACCTCACCTACGAGGGCCTGATCCCGAAGATCCAGAAGTCCTTCCTGTCCAAGGACAAGGAGGCGATGCAGCCGCACATCCGGGCGTTCGTGGAGCGGGCGGTCACCTTCACCGCCTGTCCCGAGTGCGGCGGGACGCGGCTCAGCGAGGGCGCGCGCTCCTCCAAGATCAAGAAGATCTCCATCGCCGACGCCTGCGCCATGGAGATCCGGGACCTGGCCGCCTGGGTCAGGGAACTCGACGAGCCCTCGGTGGCCCCGCTGCTGACCGCGCTCCAGGGGACCCTCGACTCGTTCGTGGAGATCGGCCTCGGCTACCTCGCGCTGGACCGGCCCGCGGGCACGCTGTCGGGCGGCGAGGCGCAGCGCGTGAAGATGATCCGCCACCTCGGCTCCTCGCTCACCGACATCACCTATGTCTTCGACGAGCCCACCATCGGTCTCCACCCGCACGACATCCAGCGGATGAACGACCTGCTGCTGCGGCTGCGCGACAAGGGCAACACCGTGCTCGTGGTGGAGCACAAGCCGGAGGCCATCGCGATCGCCGACCATGTGGTCGACCTCGGTCCCGGCGCCGGCACGGCGGGCGGCACCGTCTGCTTCGAGGGCACCGTCGAGGGCCTGCGGGCCAGCGGTACCGTCACCGGCCGCCACCTGGACGACCGCGCCACCCTCAAGGACGCGGTGCGCGAGCGCACCGGCTCCCTGGAGATCCGCGGCGCGGACGCCAACAACCTCAAGGACGTCGACGTCGACATCCCGCTCGGCGTGCTCTGCGTCCTCACCGGTGTCGCCGGTTCGGGCAAGAGCTCGCTGGTGCACGGGTCGATCCCGGCCGGCGAGGGCGTGGTGGCGGTCGACCAGAGCCCCATCAAGGGGTCGCGGCGCAGCAACCCGGCGACGTACACCGGTCTGCTCGACCCGATCCGCAAGGCGTTCGCCAAGGTCAACGGCGTCAAGCCGGCCCTGTTCAGCGCCAACTCCGAGGGCGCCTGCCCCACCTGCAACGGTGCCGGGGTCATCTACAGCGACCTGGGGATGATGGCGGGCGTGGCCACCACCTGCGAGGACTGCGAGGGCAAGCGGTTCCAGCCCTCGGTGCTGGAGTACCACCTCGGGGGCCGGGACATCAGCGAGGTGCTCGCGATGTCGGTGACCGAGGCGGAGGAGTTCTTCGCCGGCGGTGACGCGGCCACCCCGGCCGCCCACCGGATCCTCGAGCGGCTGGCCGACGTCGGCCTCGGCTACATCAGCCTGGGCCAGCCCCTCACCACGCTCTCGGGCGGTGAGCGCCAGCGCCTCAAGCTGGCGACGCACATGGGGGACAAGGGCGGCGTCTACGTGCTGGACGAGCCGACCACGGGGCTGCACCTGGCCGATGTGCAGCAGCTGCTCGGCCTGCTCGACCGCCTGGTCGACTCCGGGAAGTCGGTCATCGTCATCGAGCACCACCAGGCGGTCATGGCCCACGCCGACTGGATCATCGACCTCGGTCCCGGCGCGGGGCACGACGGCGGGGCGATCGTCTTCGAGGGCACGCCGGCCGATCTCGTCGCGGCCCGCTCCACCGTGACCGGCGAGCACCTCGCGGCGTACGTCGGGGCCTGA
- a CDS encoding VOC family protein produces MDISIHASFLPQDDPEAALAFYRDTLGFEVRNDVGYEGMRWITVGPAGQPGVSIVLHPPGVDPGVTDDERRVINEMMAKGTYGSILLSTADIDGTFERLQAGDAEVVQEPTDQPYGVRDCAFRDPAGNMVRIQQQQR; encoded by the coding sequence ATGGACATCAGCATTCACGCCAGTTTCCTCCCGCAGGACGACCCCGAGGCCGCCCTCGCGTTCTACCGCGACACCCTCGGCTTCGAGGTCCGCAATGACGTCGGCTACGAGGGCATGCGCTGGATCACGGTCGGTCCCGCGGGCCAGCCCGGGGTCTCCATCGTGCTGCACCCCCCGGGCGTCGACCCGGGCGTCACCGACGACGAGCGCCGTGTCATCAACGAGATGATGGCCAAGGGCACCTACGGCAGCATCCTGCTGTCCACCGCCGACATCGACGGCACCTTCGAGCGCCTCCAGGCCGGTGACGCGGAAGTCGTGCAGGAGCCGACCGACCAGCCGTACGGTGTGCGCGACTGCGCCTTCCGCGACCCCGCGGGCAACATGGTCCGCATCCAGCAGCAGCAGCGCTGA
- a CDS encoding helix-turn-helix transcriptional regulator — MTSRPTPEQQLRDLRLLRRVRDRIDREYAQPLNVEALARAVNMSAGHLSRQFRLAYGESPYSYLMTRRIERAMALLRKGDMSVTEVCFTVGCSSLGTFSSRFTELVGVPPSVYRREAERATAGMPPCVAKQVTRPIRNREAPPS, encoded by the coding sequence GTGACCAGCAGACCCACCCCGGAGCAGCAGCTGCGCGACCTGCGGCTGCTGCGCCGCGTCCGCGACCGGATCGACCGGGAGTACGCGCAGCCGCTGAACGTCGAGGCGCTCGCCCGCGCCGTGAACATGTCCGCCGGCCACCTCAGCCGCCAGTTCCGGCTGGCGTACGGCGAATCGCCGTACTCGTACCTGATGACCCGGCGCATCGAGCGCGCGATGGCCCTGCTGCGCAAGGGCGACATGAGCGTCACCGAGGTCTGCTTCACCGTGGGCTGCTCCTCGCTCGGCACCTTCAGCAGCCGCTTCACCGAGCTCGTCGGGGTGCCTCCCAGCGTCTACCGGCGGGAGGCGGAACGGGCCACCGCGGGGATGCCGCCGTGCGTCGCGAAGCAGGTCACCCGACCGATCAGGAATCGAGAAGCGCCACCCTCGTGA
- a CDS encoding helix-turn-helix domain-containing protein has protein sequence MASLNVGNLGDYLREQRRSAQLSLRQLADAAGVSNPYLSQIERGLRKPSAEVLQQVAKALRISAETLYVRAGILDEQARDPLETRAVILADPSINERQKQVLLQIYESFRKENGLDSETGAEGPAADAPKDTPDDGPRTAGEGEAEPKST, from the coding sequence ATGGCATCGCTCAACGTCGGCAATCTCGGTGACTACCTCCGCGAACAGCGGCGCAGCGCGCAGCTTTCGCTGCGGCAGCTCGCCGACGCCGCCGGGGTGTCCAATCCGTATCTGAGCCAGATCGAGCGCGGGCTGCGCAAGCCCAGCGCCGAAGTGCTGCAGCAGGTCGCCAAGGCTCTGCGGATCTCGGCCGAGACCCTCTACGTCCGGGCCGGGATCCTCGACGAGCAGGCGCGCGACCCGCTGGAGACGCGGGCGGTGATACTCGCCGACCCGTCGATCAACGAGCGCCAGAAGCAGGTGCTGCTGCAGATCTACGAGTCCTTCCGCAAGGAGAACGGGCTCGATTCCGAGACCGGTGCCGAAGGCCCGGCCGCGGACGCACCGAAGGACACACCCGATGACGGCCCCCGCACGGCCGGCGAGGGCGAAGCCGAACCGAAGTCGACCTGA
- a CDS encoding DUF2516 family protein yields MLADNFDFGLWMITKLVFVATSLIALVMAAVAREDAYRAAGKKTKSFWLIILGLAAVVNLIPWLSMLFLSIAGLIAAIVFFVDVRPALQQVSGGGRRRGGSSSDGPYGPYNGGR; encoded by the coding sequence ATGTTGGCTGACAATTTCGACTTCGGGCTGTGGATGATCACCAAGCTGGTGTTCGTCGCGACCTCGCTGATCGCCCTGGTCATGGCCGCGGTGGCCCGTGAGGACGCCTACCGCGCCGCCGGCAAGAAGACGAAGTCCTTCTGGCTGATCATCCTCGGCCTCGCCGCCGTGGTGAACCTGATCCCGTGGCTGTCGATGCTGTTCCTGTCGATCGCCGGACTGATCGCCGCCATCGTCTTCTTCGTGGACGTGCGCCCCGCCCTCCAGCAGGTCTCGGGCGGCGGCCGTCGCCGCGGCGGTTCGAGCAGCGACGGGCCGTACGGCCCGTACAACGGCGGCCGGTAA